One Myxococcus stipitatus DNA segment encodes these proteins:
- a CDS encoding hydroxymethylglutaryl-CoA reductase, degradative, translated as MSETVTSRLSGFHKLPMEERLAQLARMFRLTPGELEQLRGTEALQPVLANQMIENAVGTFSLPLGLGLNLQVNGRDYLVPMAVEEPSVVAAVSFAAKIVRESGGFTAEADDSMMIGQVQVTRYGDPSEATHKILAHKEQLLALANSFHPAMVARGGGARDIEVRVLPAPEGPRGEPLLIVHVLIDTQEAMGANLINTVAEGVAPLIEQITGGKVYLRILSNLADRRLARAMCRIPLALLADFEMPGEIIAEGIAQASRFAEADPYRAATHNKGVMNGIDSVAIATGQDWRAIEAGAHAFACRGGQYRPLSTWYLEEGHLVGRIELPMALGTVGGPIKIHPGVQMALKLLRTSSVRELAMVFAAVGLAQNFAALRALGSIGIQKGHMALHARCVAVTAGARGDWVEKLADLLVKAGHVKVEKAREILASLPAEEAAAATGTTV; from the coding sequence ATGTCTGAGACCGTGACGTCCCGGCTCTCCGGGTTCCACAAGCTGCCGATGGAGGAGCGACTCGCCCAGCTTGCGCGGATGTTCCGGCTCACTCCCGGCGAACTGGAGCAGCTGCGTGGCACCGAGGCGCTCCAGCCGGTGCTGGCGAACCAGATGATCGAGAACGCGGTGGGGACCTTCTCCCTGCCGCTGGGCCTGGGGCTCAACCTCCAGGTGAACGGGCGCGACTACCTGGTGCCCATGGCCGTCGAGGAGCCGTCCGTCGTGGCGGCGGTGTCCTTCGCGGCGAAGATCGTCCGCGAGTCCGGTGGCTTCACCGCCGAGGCCGACGACTCGATGATGATCGGCCAGGTGCAGGTGACGCGCTACGGCGACCCCTCCGAGGCCACCCACAAGATCCTCGCGCACAAGGAGCAGCTGCTCGCGCTGGCCAACAGCTTCCACCCGGCCATGGTGGCCCGTGGCGGCGGCGCGCGCGACATCGAGGTGCGCGTGCTGCCGGCCCCCGAGGGCCCGCGCGGCGAGCCGCTGCTCATCGTCCACGTCCTCATCGACACGCAGGAGGCGATGGGGGCCAACCTCATCAACACCGTGGCGGAGGGCGTGGCGCCGCTCATCGAGCAGATCACCGGCGGCAAGGTGTACCTGCGCATCCTCTCCAACCTCGCGGACCGCCGGCTGGCGCGCGCCATGTGCCGCATTCCCCTGGCGCTGCTGGCGGACTTCGAGATGCCGGGCGAAATCATCGCCGAGGGCATCGCCCAGGCCAGTCGGTTCGCGGAGGCGGACCCGTACCGCGCCGCCACGCACAACAAGGGCGTGATGAACGGCATCGACTCGGTGGCCATCGCGACGGGGCAGGACTGGCGCGCCATCGAGGCCGGCGCGCATGCGTTCGCGTGCCGTGGGGGCCAGTACCGGCCGCTCTCCACGTGGTACCTGGAGGAGGGCCACCTGGTGGGCCGCATCGAGCTGCCCATGGCGCTGGGCACGGTGGGCGGCCCCATCAAGATCCACCCGGGCGTGCAGATGGCGCTCAAGCTGCTGCGCACCTCGAGCGTGCGCGAGCTGGCCATGGTGTTCGCGGCGGTGGGGCTGGCGCAGAACTTCGCGGCGCTGCGGGCGCTGGGCAGCATCGGCATCCAGAAGGGCCACATGGCGCTGCACGCGCGCTGCGTGGCCGTGACGGCGGGCGCTCGCGGCGACTGGGTGGAGAAGCTCGCCGACCTGCTCGTGAAGGCCGGCCACGTGAAGGTGGAGAAGGCGCGCGAAATCCTGGCCAGCCTGCCCGCGGAGGAAGCGGCGGCCGCCACTGGCACCACCGTCTAG